From a region of the Bradyrhizobium manausense genome:
- a CDS encoding HlyD family secretion protein, translating into MTVHTTPSAAAQTAVPATALEGVLPGTPALAARKKLNLRKLLLMGAAVFALAGAGWYGYDYWTVGQYLVSTDDAYVKADNTTIAPKVSGYLNGVLVADNEHVKVGQVLARIDDRDFKVALDQARADVQAANATILSKEAQIEVQQAVIKAARATLDVDQANLTFAAQDNKRYTDLAATGSGSVQNAQQAQSRIATAQATLERDTANLASALKQVDLLKAEIVQARAAAARAEAAQHQAELNLGYTNVVSPIDGVVGNRSLRMGQFVQAGTQLMSIVPAEGTYVVANFKETQLTHVKSGQAVDIEVDMFPGQVVHGHVDSIAPASGQEFALLPPDNATGNFTKVVQRIPVKIALDAGHGPAIALRPGMSVIPTIATRSIAPTANAAVPPKAKLVSGGSCHVKQPLTFNAGNVGRDV; encoded by the coding sequence ATGACCGTGCACACCACCCCATCTGCTGCCGCCCAAACTGCCGTTCCGGCTACCGCGCTGGAGGGTGTCCTGCCCGGCACACCGGCCCTCGCCGCCAGGAAAAAACTCAATCTTCGCAAGCTATTACTGATGGGGGCAGCGGTTTTCGCCCTCGCCGGCGCGGGCTGGTACGGCTACGATTACTGGACGGTCGGGCAATACCTCGTCTCCACCGACGACGCCTATGTGAAGGCCGACAACACCACCATCGCCCCGAAGGTCAGCGGCTATCTCAACGGCGTCCTGGTCGCCGATAACGAGCATGTGAAGGTCGGCCAGGTGCTGGCCAGGATCGACGATCGCGACTTCAAGGTCGCGCTGGACCAGGCCCGCGCCGACGTGCAGGCGGCGAACGCGACCATCTTGAGCAAGGAAGCGCAAATCGAGGTACAGCAGGCGGTCATCAAGGCCGCGCGCGCCACGCTCGACGTCGATCAGGCCAACCTCACTTTCGCCGCGCAAGACAACAAGCGCTACACCGATCTCGCCGCGACCGGCTCAGGCAGTGTGCAGAACGCGCAGCAGGCACAGTCACGTATCGCCACCGCGCAGGCGACGCTCGAACGCGACACCGCCAATCTCGCCTCGGCTCTGAAGCAGGTCGACCTGCTCAAGGCGGAGATCGTGCAGGCCAGGGCGGCCGCGGCACGCGCGGAAGCCGCGCAGCACCAGGCTGAGTTGAACCTCGGTTACACCAACGTCGTGTCGCCCATCGACGGTGTGGTCGGCAATCGTTCGCTTCGCATGGGCCAGTTCGTGCAGGCGGGCACGCAGTTGATGTCGATTGTGCCGGCCGAGGGCACCTATGTCGTCGCCAACTTCAAGGAAACGCAACTGACCCACGTGAAATCCGGCCAGGCCGTCGATATCGAGGTCGACATGTTCCCGGGCCAGGTCGTGCACGGCCACGTCGATTCCATCGCGCCGGCCAGCGGGCAGGAATTCGCGCTGTTGCCGCCCGATAACGCCACCGGCAATTTCACCAAGGTGGTGCAGCGCATCCCCGTCAAGATCGCGCTCGATGCCGGACACGGGCCTGCAATCGCGCTGCGGCCCGGCATGTCCGTGATCCCGACCATTGCAACACGTTCGATCGCGCCGACCGCGAATGCGGCCGTGCCGCCCAAGGCGAAGCTCGTTTCCGGAGGGTCGTGCCATGTCAAACAGCCTCTCACTTTCAACGCAGGCAACGTCGGCCGCGACGTCTAA
- a CDS encoding SIS domain-containing protein, with protein sequence MEHVAQYLREVCDIARALPTGEIEALCDELVVLRQRGGRLFILGVGGSAANASHAVNDFRKLCGIEAYAPTDNVSELSARTNDEGWPSVFVEWLRVSRIGPRDAILVLSVGGGNLERNVSPNIVAAVQEAKAKDARVLGIVGRDGGYAKQAGDIVVVIPTAAEQRVTPHAEAFQAVVWHCLVSHPKLQRSATKW encoded by the coding sequence GTGGAACACGTCGCCCAATATTTGCGGGAGGTCTGCGACATTGCGCGGGCCTTGCCGACAGGCGAAATCGAGGCGCTCTGCGACGAGCTCGTGGTCCTGCGCCAGCGCGGCGGCCGGCTGTTTATCCTCGGCGTCGGCGGCAGTGCCGCGAATGCGAGCCACGCCGTCAACGACTTCCGCAAATTGTGCGGCATCGAGGCCTACGCACCGACCGACAATGTTTCGGAACTCTCCGCACGCACCAATGACGAGGGCTGGCCGAGTGTGTTCGTCGAATGGCTGCGGGTCAGCCGCATCGGGCCGCGCGATGCCATCCTGGTTCTCTCGGTCGGCGGCGGCAACCTCGAGCGCAATGTCAGCCCCAATATCGTCGCGGCGGTGCAAGAGGCAAAAGCAAAGGACGCCCGCGTGCTCGGCATCGTCGGACGCGACGGCGGCTATGCGAAACAGGCGGGCGACATCGTCGTCGTGATTCCCACTGCGGCAGAGCAGCGCGTCACGCCGCATGCCGAAGCGTTCCAGGCGGTGGTTTGGCATTGCCTGGTCTCGCATCCGAAGTTGCAGCGCAGCGCCACCAAATGGTGA
- a CDS encoding tannase/feruloyl esterase family alpha/beta hydrolase has protein sequence MTRSRAKLCAWLVGTSAVLGASGACAATLAEDADTVCKSLVGGADAVKVDSAALQAPSQLAVAERGPTPAGRITPANPAFCKVLGHIEPVDPKAPPVKFQVNLPVEWNGRSVQYGGGGFNGVLITGLGLPPAYPFDKPSPLARGFVTYGTDSGHESKPGEPPQLFALNDEAFENFAHRAYKKVRDSAVELMQRAYGKKPDKMYFMGSSEGGREALTMAQRYPDDFDGIFARVPVINWVGLQHAGTRSGLVTMGEGWINPAQVKLVGDAVRAACDKADGSDDALVQDPVGCKAAFKVETLRCADGKSGDQCLNDAQIKAIDTLHATYKFPFTLANGLDDYPGWGVSGEDTPAIGPTGGWTAWWLGKAPPAQPPAPNNGIAWVYGAGGIQYVFARDPKLDVTTYKVEEHKARLLEVSSLMDSTDPDLSRFRARGGRLIMLEHMADYAQSPYAGIRYFESVEHKLGKAETAEFARLYTAPGVDHVGSGAPANVDMLSALVDWVEKGKAPGDLEVAEQKVEAPSFAVARAMPLCRWPGWPHYKSGPVTAAASFNCAP, from the coding sequence ATGACGCGATCGAGGGCGAAGCTGTGCGCTTGGCTGGTGGGAACGTCGGCGGTGCTGGGCGCGAGCGGCGCGTGCGCGGCGACGCTGGCCGAAGATGCGGATACCGTCTGCAAAAGCCTGGTCGGCGGCGCCGATGCGGTCAAGGTCGATTCCGCCGCGTTGCAGGCGCCCTCGCAGCTTGCCGTCGCCGAGCGCGGTCCGACGCCGGCGGGGCGGATCACGCCCGCCAACCCCGCGTTCTGCAAGGTGCTCGGTCATATCGAGCCCGTCGATCCCAAGGCTCCGCCGGTCAAATTCCAGGTCAACCTGCCCGTCGAGTGGAACGGGCGCTCGGTGCAGTATGGCGGCGGCGGATTTAACGGCGTGCTGATCACCGGCCTCGGCCTGCCGCCGGCCTATCCTTTCGACAAGCCGTCGCCGCTCGCGCGCGGTTTTGTCACCTACGGCACCGACTCTGGTCATGAGTCCAAGCCGGGCGAGCCGCCGCAGTTGTTCGCGCTGAATGACGAGGCGTTCGAGAATTTTGCCCACCGCGCCTACAAGAAGGTGCGCGACTCTGCGGTCGAGTTGATGCAGCGCGCCTATGGCAAGAAGCCGGACAAGATGTACTTCATGGGCTCGTCCGAAGGCGGCCGCGAAGCCCTGACCATGGCGCAGCGTTATCCCGACGATTTCGACGGGATCTTTGCGCGTGTGCCCGTCATCAACTGGGTCGGCTTGCAGCATGCCGGCACACGCTCCGGTCTTGTGACCATGGGCGAGGGTTGGATCAATCCGGCGCAGGTCAAGCTGGTCGGCGATGCCGTGCGGGCCGCTTGCGACAAGGCCGACGGCTCCGACGATGCGCTGGTGCAGGACCCCGTGGGCTGCAAGGCGGCGTTCAAGGTCGAGACGTTGCGTTGCGCCGATGGCAAGAGCGGCGATCAGTGCCTCAACGACGCGCAGATCAAGGCCATCGACACGCTGCACGCCACCTATAAATTCCCGTTCACGCTCGCCAACGGCCTCGACGACTATCCGGGCTGGGGCGTGTCGGGAGAGGATACGCCGGCGATCGGCCCGACCGGCGGCTGGACAGCGTGGTGGCTCGGCAAAGCGCCGCCGGCGCAGCCGCCCGCGCCCAATAACGGCATCGCCTGGGTCTATGGGGCCGGCGGCATCCAATATGTGTTCGCGCGGGATCCCAAGCTCGACGTCACCACCTACAAGGTCGAAGAGCACAAGGCGCGGCTGCTCGAGGTCTCGAGCCTGATGGACTCGACGGATCCCGATCTCAGCCGCTTCCGCGCCCGCGGCGGCCGGCTGATCATGCTGGAGCACATGGCGGACTACGCGCAAAGTCCCTATGCCGGCATTCGCTATTTCGAGAGCGTCGAGCACAAGCTCGGCAAGGCCGAGACGGCCGAGTTCGCGCGGCTCTACACCGCGCCCGGCGTCGACCATGTCGGCTCCGGCGCGCCGGCCAATGTCGACATGCTGAGTGCGCTGGTCGACTGGGTCGAGAAGGGCAAGGCTCCCGGCGACCTCGAAGTCGCCGAGCAGAAGGTCGAAGCGCCGTCATTTGCGGTCGCGCGCGCGATGCCGCTCTGCCGCTGGCCGGGCTGGCCGCATTACAAGTCCGGCCCGGTGACGGCCGCTGCGAGCTTCAACTGCGCGCCGTAG
- a CDS encoding class I SAM-dependent methyltransferase produces MTGPAATPHRCVVCGSGDAVTVWSVARTPMHAVRPAGMADAAAGFGCLDIAACSRCGHLFNRAFDNDAADELYGALVLTNEPVSPGMIAAVDETAALIMGHLKPGPAVLEVGGGGGALSLAMARRSARVDLVEPSRALQPERFAGTGVTLHRAMFPVPALAGRRFDAVVCRQVIEHVPEPAAFLAALRASLADDGTAYIEMPSADDILRRHSIVDFHYPHVHYYRRAEMELLLARAGFVVVDVFDIKQGHDMGFLLRAAAPSVREPWASSGISPPEFAVALAERRTRAAQRLTAIDGPIALYGANAYAQALLGLYHESTAFAAVFDDTASYAGRCVYGPAGEIGIEPPRAERLAGMAAIVIAAYLHDAEIARKIAAMGFRGPVYTLRASGPDTPGPIASLFDP; encoded by the coding sequence ATGACCGGGCCCGCCGCCACGCCGCATCGCTGCGTCGTCTGCGGATCGGGCGATGCGGTGACGGTATGGTCGGTGGCGCGCACACCGATGCATGCCGTTCGTCCGGCCGGAATGGCGGATGCAGCAGCCGGCTTCGGCTGTCTGGACATCGCCGCCTGTAGCCGCTGCGGACATCTCTTCAACCGCGCCTTCGACAACGACGCGGCCGACGAGCTCTATGGCGCGCTGGTGTTGACCAACGAGCCGGTGAGCCCGGGCATGATCGCGGCCGTGGACGAGACCGCGGCGCTGATCATGGGACATCTCAAGCCCGGGCCCGCCGTGCTCGAAGTCGGCGGCGGTGGCGGTGCGCTGTCGCTGGCAATGGCGCGCCGGTCAGCGCGTGTCGATCTGGTCGAACCCAGCCGCGCACTTCAGCCAGAACGCTTCGCCGGCACGGGCGTGACATTGCATCGCGCGATGTTCCCGGTCCCGGCGCTGGCGGGGCGCCGCTTCGATGCCGTCGTATGCCGCCAGGTCATCGAGCATGTGCCGGAGCCCGCAGCGTTCCTGGCGGCGCTTCGCGCCAGCCTTGCCGATGACGGCACAGCTTACATCGAGATGCCCAGCGCCGACGATATCCTGCGCCGCCATTCGATCGTCGATTTTCACTATCCACACGTGCACTACTATCGCCGCGCCGAGATGGAATTGCTGCTCGCGCGTGCCGGCTTTGTGGTCGTGGACGTATTCGACATCAAGCAGGGCCACGACATGGGTTTCCTGCTGCGTGCGGCGGCGCCATCGGTGCGGGAGCCCTGGGCGTCGTCCGGTATCTCGCCGCCGGAATTTGCAGTGGCGTTGGCCGAACGGCGCACGCGGGCGGCGCAACGCCTCACTGCGATCGACGGGCCAATTGCGCTCTACGGAGCCAACGCTTATGCGCAGGCGCTGCTCGGCCTCTATCATGAAAGCACGGCGTTTGCGGCTGTTTTCGACGACACCGCCTCCTATGCAGGACGCTGCGTCTACGGCCCTGCGGGCGAGATCGGAATCGAGCCGCCGCGCGCCGAACGCCTCGCCGGCATGGCGGCCATTGTCATCGCGGCCTATCTGCACGATGCCGAGATCGCGCGAAAAATAGCAGCCATGGGATTTCGTGGGCCGGTCTACACGCTGCGCGCCTCAGGCCCCGATACACCCGGCCCCATCGCAAGCCTGTTCGATCCGTAG
- the serA gene encoding phosphoglycerate dehydrogenase, which produces MPAPGQNPERSAKALLLEGVNDSAVDLFKSAGFTNVERLTKALDGEALRQALKGVSLLGIRSRTQITDEVLEAADGLLAVGCFSVGTNQVDLSAARKRGIPVFNAPFSNTRSVAELVIGEIVMLLRQIFPRSVSAHEGGWDKSAAGSREVRGRTLGIIGYGNIGSQLSTLAEAMGMRVIYYDRTDKLRHGNTEPVEKIDELLAQSDVVSLHVPETPETSGMIGEKELRAMKPGSFLINNSRGTVVDLDALARALRDGHIAGAAIDVFPVEPSSNSERFKSPVQGISNVILTPHVGGSTEEAQERIGGEVARKLVDYFVTGSTMGAVNFPEVQLHLRPSGVRFSHVHRNVPGMLRRLNEVFLQRDINIAAQYLETAGDLGYVVLDADLNGEDSGVLLAQIRGLEGTVGARLVFEH; this is translated from the coding sequence ATGCCAGCCCCAGGCCAAAACCCTGAGCGGAGCGCGAAGGCGCTGCTGCTTGAAGGTGTCAACGACAGCGCCGTGGATCTGTTCAAGAGCGCGGGCTTTACCAATGTCGAGCGCCTGACCAAGGCGCTGGATGGCGAGGCGCTGCGCCAGGCGCTCAAGGGCGTGTCGTTGCTCGGCATCCGCTCCCGCACCCAGATCACCGACGAGGTGCTGGAAGCCGCCGACGGACTCCTCGCGGTCGGCTGCTTCAGCGTCGGCACCAACCAGGTCGATCTCTCGGCAGCGCGCAAGCGCGGCATTCCCGTGTTCAACGCGCCGTTCTCCAACACGCGTAGCGTTGCCGAACTCGTGATCGGTGAGATCGTGATGCTGCTGCGGCAGATCTTTCCGCGCTCGGTGTCGGCGCATGAGGGCGGCTGGGACAAGTCCGCGGCCGGCAGCCGCGAGGTGCGCGGCCGTACGCTGGGCATCATCGGCTACGGCAATATCGGCTCGCAGCTCTCGACTCTCGCGGAAGCCATGGGCATGCGGGTAATCTACTACGATCGCACCGACAAGCTCCGTCACGGCAATACCGAGCCGGTCGAGAAAATAGATGAGCTGCTGGCGCAGAGCGACGTCGTCAGCCTGCATGTGCCGGAGACGCCGGAGACATCGGGCATGATCGGCGAGAAGGAGCTGCGGGCGATGAAGCCGGGCTCGTTCCTGATCAACAACAGCCGCGGCACCGTGGTCGATCTCGACGCGCTCGCGAGAGCGCTACGCGACGGTCACATCGCCGGCGCCGCCATCGATGTGTTTCCGGTCGAGCCGTCGTCGAATTCGGAACGTTTCAAGAGCCCGGTGCAGGGCATCAGCAACGTCATCCTCACGCCGCATGTCGGCGGTTCGACCGAAGAGGCGCAGGAGCGGATCGGCGGCGAGGTGGCACGCAAGCTGGTTGATTATTTCGTCACGGGATCGACCATGGGTGCCGTGAATTTCCCGGAGGTCCAGCTGCATTTGCGTCCGTCCGGCGTACGCTTCAGCCATGTCCATCGCAATGTGCCGGGCATGCTGCGCCGGCTTAACGAGGTCTTCCTCCAGCGCGACATCAACATCGCCGCGCAATATCTGGAGACGGCCGGCGACCTCGGCTACGTCGTGCTCGATGCCGACCTCAACGGCGAGGATTCAGGCGTGCTGCTGGCGCAGATCCGCGGCCTCGAAGGTACGGTCGGCGCGCGGCTGGTGTTCGAGCACTAG
- a CDS encoding TylF/MycF/NovP-related O-methyltransferase, producing the protein MSSDRADDFPAGSATGIKPLAREPWVEISDGAALANWSAEDEIRYNQQNRQSEKLRFFRQVFDFLKENEIAGDYHEFGCHRARTFRMALTEARRKNLHDMAFWAFDSFAGLPAPETETSVGKWTQGALATSEQEFLRLIGEHGVFADKVRTVKGLYGDSLTPALKEQFASSGRRIALANIDCDLYESAIPVFDFIEPLLQPGSVLYIDDLFVGNRGNPGRGLAKAFVEYRERSRWRFVRHLDIGWWGRSYIAADTESDLI; encoded by the coding sequence ATGAGCAGCGATCGTGCCGACGATTTTCCCGCAGGTTCTGCGACCGGGATCAAGCCGCTCGCCCGTGAGCCCTGGGTCGAGATATCAGACGGTGCTGCGCTTGCGAATTGGTCGGCGGAGGACGAGATTCGCTACAACCAGCAGAACAGGCAAAGCGAGAAGCTGAGATTCTTCCGCCAGGTCTTCGATTTCCTGAAGGAGAACGAGATCGCCGGCGATTATCACGAATTCGGCTGCCACCGCGCGCGCACCTTTCGCATGGCGCTGACCGAAGCGCGGCGCAAGAATCTCCACGACATGGCGTTCTGGGCGTTCGACAGCTTTGCCGGCCTCCCGGCGCCCGAAACCGAAACCAGCGTTGGCAAATGGACGCAAGGCGCGCTCGCGACCTCCGAACAGGAGTTTCTGCGCCTGATCGGCGAGCACGGCGTCTTTGCGGACAAGGTGCGCACGGTGAAGGGCCTCTACGGCGATTCACTCACGCCGGCGCTGAAGGAGCAATTCGCAAGCAGCGGGCGCAGAATCGCACTCGCGAACATCGACTGCGATCTCTATGAGTCCGCCATTCCTGTGTTCGATTTCATCGAGCCGCTGCTTCAGCCTGGATCGGTGCTCTATATCGACGATCTCTTCGTCGGCAACCGCGGCAATCCCGGTCGTGGCCTGGCGAAAGCCTTTGTCGAATACCGCGAGCGCTCGCGCTGGCGCTTCGTGCGCCATCTCGACATCGGCTGGTGGGGGCGGTCCTACATCGCTGCAGACACCGAGTCGGATCTGATCTGA
- a CDS encoding MDR family MFS transporter: protein MSNSLSLSTQATSAATSNHVAIDPNRASAATWIAVLAAMIGSFMAILNIQITNASLLNIEGGIGTGADNGSWISTSYLIGEIIVIPLTDYLSRVFSFRRYMLASATLFAAFSVACAFTHDLPSMIAMRGLQGFAGGVLIPMAFTLVLTKLPKPQQPVGLAIFALSVTFAPAIGPTIGGYLTENYGWRTIFFVNVIPTAVMVAALYLTLERQKMQLGLLKEGDWAGIVTMAIGLSALQAVLEEGNKDDWFSSPFILKLGVIAAVSLTLFIAIELSIEKPLIRLRLLTQRNFGFGTVAMTMVGFALFGSVYMLPSYLGQAQGYNAEQIGNVLAWTGLPQLVLIPLIPKLMQRFDTRYIAITGLLIFAYSCFMNINMSPDYAGDQFWIPNIVRAVGQAMVLTPLTSVLTGGIAPQDAAAASGISNMFRNLGGAIGTATLATIITKREQFHSNIIGQSVTLGREEVRTRIAQMTNYFTAHGVPDPNAAREQAIIALGKTVKRQALVMGYSDAFAVIGIVLVIAAIAVLLTRRVKAAGGPAH, encoded by the coding sequence ATGTCAAACAGCCTCTCACTTTCAACGCAGGCAACGTCGGCCGCGACGTCTAATCACGTCGCCATCGATCCCAACCGCGCGAGCGCTGCGACCTGGATTGCCGTACTCGCCGCCATGATCGGCTCGTTCATGGCGATCCTGAATATCCAGATCACCAACGCCTCTCTGCTCAACATCGAGGGCGGCATCGGCACCGGCGCCGACAACGGTTCCTGGATCTCGACCTCGTATCTGATCGGCGAGATCATCGTGATCCCGCTGACCGATTACCTGAGCCGCGTGTTCTCGTTCCGCCGTTACATGCTGGCAAGCGCGACGCTGTTCGCAGCGTTCTCGGTCGCCTGCGCCTTCACGCATGATTTGCCGTCGATGATCGCAATGCGCGGCCTGCAGGGCTTTGCCGGCGGCGTGCTGATTCCGATGGCGTTCACGCTGGTGCTGACCAAGCTGCCGAAACCGCAGCAGCCCGTTGGGCTCGCGATCTTCGCGCTGTCAGTCACCTTTGCTCCCGCGATCGGCCCGACCATCGGTGGCTATCTCACCGAGAACTACGGCTGGCGCACCATCTTCTTCGTCAACGTGATCCCGACCGCTGTCATGGTGGCCGCACTCTATCTGACGCTGGAGCGGCAGAAGATGCAGCTCGGCCTTTTGAAGGAAGGCGACTGGGCTGGCATCGTCACCATGGCGATCGGCCTATCGGCGCTGCAGGCCGTGCTCGAGGAAGGCAACAAGGACGACTGGTTCTCCTCACCCTTCATCCTCAAGCTCGGCGTGATCGCGGCCGTCAGCCTCACCCTGTTCATCGCCATCGAGCTGTCGATTGAGAAGCCGCTGATCCGTCTGCGCCTGCTGACACAGCGCAATTTCGGCTTCGGTACCGTCGCGATGACCATGGTCGGCTTCGCACTGTTCGGCTCGGTCTACATGCTGCCGTCCTATCTCGGTCAGGCGCAAGGCTACAACGCCGAGCAAATCGGCAACGTGCTGGCCTGGACCGGCCTGCCGCAACTCGTGCTGATCCCGCTGATCCCGAAACTGATGCAGCGCTTCGACACACGCTACATCGCCATCACGGGGCTTCTGATCTTCGCCTACAGCTGCTTCATGAACATCAACATGTCGCCCGACTATGCCGGCGACCAGTTCTGGATCCCGAACATCGTGCGCGCGGTGGGCCAGGCCATGGTGCTGACGCCGCTGACCTCGGTGCTGACGGGCGGCATCGCGCCGCAGGATGCGGCTGCGGCCTCCGGCATCAGCAACATGTTCCGCAATCTCGGCGGCGCGATCGGCACGGCGACGCTCGCGACCATCATCACCAAGCGCGAGCAGTTCCACTCCAACATCATCGGCCAATCCGTCACGCTTGGCCGCGAGGAGGTCCGCACCCGCATCGCGCAAATGACCAACTACTTCACGGCCCATGGCGTCCCCGACCCCAACGCCGCGCGCGAGCAGGCCATCATCGCGCTCGGCAAGACGGTGAAACGCCAGGCACTCGTGATGGGCTATTCCGACGCGTTCGCGGTGATCGGCATCGTGCTGGTGATCGCCGCGATCGCGGTGCTGCTGACACGCAGGGTGAAGGCGGCCGGCGGACCGGCACACTAA
- a CDS encoding D-glycero-alpha-D-manno-heptose-1,7-bisphosphate 7-phosphatase: protein MRPAIFFDCDGVLNEEPGGHGVLGPNDIRLIPGAGKALRTAREAGYLAIIVTNRAQVAKGFVTLAGLETIFERLRELLARDGGIIDAIYFCPHHPERTPGGAPEFQIVCECRKPGTLLLRRAIADFDIDVGRSALIGDSLRDIGAGRAMGLTSYGVQTGFACRDVERYPDRAPPEPDRMFADVGEAVAFCVAHPWKYGQAGQPD from the coding sequence ATGCGCCCGGCCATCTTCTTCGATTGTGACGGCGTATTGAACGAGGAGCCGGGCGGCCATGGCGTATTGGGGCCAAACGACATCCGCCTGATCCCGGGCGCGGGCAAGGCGCTGCGGACGGCGCGCGAGGCTGGCTACCTCGCGATCATCGTCACCAACCGCGCCCAGGTCGCAAAGGGTTTTGTGACTCTCGCCGGCCTGGAGACGATTTTTGAAAGGCTCCGCGAACTGCTGGCCCGGGACGGCGGCATCATCGATGCCATTTATTTCTGCCCGCATCATCCGGAGCGGACGCCGGGCGGAGCGCCGGAGTTCCAGATCGTCTGCGAATGCCGCAAGCCGGGAACATTGCTGTTGCGCCGGGCAATTGCCGATTTCGACATTGATGTCGGCCGCTCCGCCCTGATCGGCGACAGCCTGCGCGACATCGGCGCCGGTCGCGCGATGGGGCTGACGAGCTATGGCGTGCAGACAGGCTTTGCCTGCCGCGATGTCGAGCGCTATCCGGATCGCGCGCCGCCCGAGCCCGACCGGATGTTCGCCGATGTCGGCGAGGCCGTCGCATTCTGCGTGGCCCATCCTTGGAAATACGGACAAGCCGGCCAGCCCGATTGA
- a CDS encoding UDP-galactopyranose mutase encodes MKTALVIGGGIAGCAATHQLMKLGGWDVTIVEAAPFLGAGVRTFWYGGHPYTFGPRHFLTQNRAVYDYMDAIVPLRSCADHQFITYVEPDNAFYNYPIHEDDIALMPDRAKIAAERQSARGVAEAKNLEEYWVGSVGQTLYDKLIDKYNKKMWLVDDNKRIDTFNWSPKGVTIKSGSRAAWDTAWSAYPHAEDGYNRYFDVATEGARVLLSTRIERYDLPTRAVWFGGEKHSYDVIISTISPDEPFGRCHGELAFIGRDFHKIVLPTEHVFPEHVYFLYYANDEAFTRLVEYKKFTHHKSPTSLVGMEIPSHNGKHYPLPFKSEQELARKYYALMPDHVYSIGRAGSYRYGLDIDDCLEQAMVMARQIAEGGRDHPVPIEAWR; translated from the coding sequence ATGAAGACAGCTCTGGTGATCGGCGGCGGCATCGCCGGGTGCGCGGCGACGCATCAACTCATGAAGCTGGGCGGATGGGACGTCACGATCGTGGAAGCCGCGCCGTTCCTCGGCGCCGGCGTGCGCACCTTCTGGTATGGCGGCCATCCCTACACGTTCGGCCCGCGTCACTTCCTGACCCAGAACCGCGCCGTGTACGATTACATGGATGCGATCGTGCCGCTGCGCTCCTGCGCCGACCACCAGTTCATCACCTATGTCGAGCCGGACAATGCGTTCTACAACTATCCAATCCACGAGGACGACATCGCGCTGATGCCTGATCGCGCCAAGATCGCTGCGGAGCGCCAGTCCGCGCGCGGCGTCGCGGAAGCCAAGAACCTCGAGGAATACTGGGTCGGCTCGGTCGGCCAGACGCTCTATGACAAGCTGATCGACAAGTACAACAAGAAGATGTGGCTGGTCGACGACAACAAGCGCATCGACACGTTCAACTGGTCGCCGAAGGGCGTCACCATCAAGAGCGGCTCGCGCGCGGCGTGGGACACCGCATGGTCGGCCTATCCGCACGCGGAAGACGGCTACAACCGCTATTTCGACGTCGCCACCGAAGGCGCGCGCGTGCTGCTGTCGACGCGCATCGAGCGCTATGATCTGCCGACGCGCGCGGTCTGGTTCGGCGGCGAGAAGCACAGCTACGACGTCATCATCTCGACCATTTCGCCGGACGAGCCGTTCGGCCGCTGCCATGGCGAGCTCGCCTTCATCGGCCGCGACTTCCACAAGATCGTGCTGCCGACCGAGCACGTCTTTCCCGAGCACGTCTACTTCCTCTACTACGCCAATGACGAGGCGTTCACGCGGCTGGTCGAATACAAGAAGTTCACGCACCACAAATCGCCGACCAGCCTCGTCGGCATGGAAATCCCTTCTCACAACGGCAAACACTATCCGCTGCCGTTCAAGTCCGAGCAGGAACTCGCGCGCAAATATTACGCGCTGATGCCCGACCACGTCTATTCGATCGGCCGCGCCGGCAGCTATCGCTACGGTCTCGACATCGACGATTGCCTCGAGCAGGCGATGGTGATGGCGCGCCAGATTGCAGAAGGCGGCCGCGACCATCCGGTGCCGATCGAGGCCTGGCGCTAG